In one window of Clarias gariepinus isolate MV-2021 ecotype Netherlands chromosome 10, CGAR_prim_01v2, whole genome shotgun sequence DNA:
- the chrm1a gene encoding muscarinic acetylcholine receptor M3, protein MNVTTATFTLSVSTNVTAVPLGGYTITWRMAMVMVVTVPLSVITIIGNILVIVAFQVNPLLRTVSNYFLLSLAVADLILGAISMNLYTTYIVIGRWTLGNLACDVWLAVDYVASNASVMNLLAISFDRYLSVTRPLTYRVSRTTRRAALLIALAWGISFLLWAPAILFWQHIVGERTVPEEQCSVQFLSQPVITFGTAIAAFYFPVSVMVGLYWRVYQETERRSRQLAGLIASRGDDSNKSSQTQSTSSYGSDTEDVRLQINIQPEPGTPCPSFTQCTAAWWKKNRIRYTGAPSPTVNSLSSENRRENAAQLNNRLDSLNNCDADPYDTQLAEWQSDSQQSLRQGTSGATGPSPPPPSATQRSRKPRSWSLIREKKAARTLCAILMAFIVTWTPYNIMVLVSTFCAHCVPESLWQLGYWLCYVNSTVNPICYAFCNKHFQVTFKALLLCRWREQRKGNRFFHRTFSQES, encoded by the exons ATGAATGTTACGACAGCCACGTTTACTCTATCCGTTTCAACCAATGTCACGGCAGTACCTCTTGGTGGTTATACCATCACCTGGAGAATGGCTATGGTAATGGTGGTCACAGTCCCACTGTCAGTCATCACCATCATTGGCAACATCCTGGTCATTGTTGCATTCCAGGTCAACCCTCTCCTCAGGACGGTCAGTAACTACTTCTTGTTGAGCTTGGCTGTGGCCGACCTTATCCTGGGCGCCATCTCCATGAACCTCTACACCACTTACATCGTGATTGGACGTTGGACTTTAGGGAATCTGGCCTGTGATGTGTGGCTGGCTGTGGATTATGTAGCAAGCAACGCATCCGTGATGAACCTGCTGGCCATTAGCTTCGACCGTTACTTGTCTGTCACGCGACCTCTGACCTATCGGGTTAGCCGAACAACCAGAAGGGCAGCGTTGTTGATCGCTCTGGCATGGGGGATATCTTTCCTGCTTTGGGCACCAGCCATTTTATTCTGGCAACACATAGTAGGTGAAAGGACAGTGCCTGAAGAACAGTGCTCGGTCCAGTTCTTATCTCAGCCTGTGATTACATTTGGGACAGCCATTGCAGCCTTCTACTTTCCTGTAAGTGTGATGGTGGGTCTGTACTGGCGTGTGTACCAAGAGACTGAGAGACGTTCACGGCAACTTGCTGGGTTAATAGCGTCCCGTGGAGATGACTCGAACAAGTCATCACAG ACGCAGTCCACTAGCAGCTATGGAAGTGACACTGAAGACGTTAGGCTTCAGATAAACATCCAGCCAGAACCTGGGACACCATGTCCCTCCTTCACCCAGTGCACAGCAGCATGGTGGAAGAAAAATAGGATACGTTACACTGGGGCTCCATCACCAACTGTAAACAGCCTCAGCAGTGAGAACAGGCGGGAAAATGCTGCTCAGCTCAATAACAGGCTGGACTCATTGAATAATTGTGATGCCGATCCTTATGATACCCAGTTGGCGGAATGGCAATCAGACAGTCAACAATCTCTTAGACAAGGGACCTCTGGAGCTACAGGACCGTCACCTCCTCCACCATCAGCAACGCAGAGGAGCCGCAAGCCACGCAGCTGGTCACTGATCAGAGAAAAGAAGGCAGCACGGACCTTGTGCGCCATCTTGATGGCCTTCATCGTGACGTGGACACCCTACAACATCATGGTGCTGGTGTCCACCTTCTGTGCACACTGTGTTCCTGAGAGCCTCTGGCAGTTGGGGTACTGGCTTTGCTACGTCAACAGCACGGTGAACCCAATTTGCTACGCATTCTGCAACAAGCACTTTCAAGTCACCTTCAAGGCTCTGTTGCTCTGCAGGTGGAGGGAGCAGAGGAAGGGGAACCGATTTTTTCATAGGACTTTTTCACAGGAGAGCTAG